One stretch of Croceibacterium atlanticum DNA includes these proteins:
- a CDS encoding MaoC/PaaZ C-terminal domain-containing protein, with amino-acid sequence MDLKTSAVESIPSFASAQVGGDIPGRSYPPVTIIDAVRWAGFQENYANLHYDRDYVREQSGLPTFIASGAFRESLLVRLLTDWVGPKGRLCKLKTKQTYSTFEGDSLRFAGRIAAKSDNPEDPWITCEMQGFNQDDRQVLEASCTLLLDNSPVGGE; translated from the coding sequence ATGGATCTGAAGACTTCAGCGGTGGAATCCATCCCGAGTTTTGCCTCTGCGCAAGTGGGGGGCGATATTCCCGGGCGTTCGTATCCGCCCGTAACCATTATCGATGCGGTACGCTGGGCCGGGTTCCAGGAAAACTACGCCAATCTGCACTACGACCGGGATTATGTGAGGGAGCAATCGGGCTTGCCCACCTTCATCGCCAGTGGCGCGTTCAGGGAATCGTTGCTGGTGCGGCTCCTGACCGACTGGGTGGGCCCGAAGGGGCGTTTGTGCAAACTGAAGACGAAGCAGACCTATTCGACTTTCGAAGGTGACAGCCTGCGTTTTGCGGGGCGCATCGCCGCCAAGTCCGACAATCCGGAAGACCCCTGGATCACTTGCGAAATGCAGGGGTTCAATCAGGATGATCGTCAGGTTCTGGAGGCCAGCTGCACGCTGTTGCTTGATAACAGTCCGGTTGGGGGCGAATGA
- a CDS encoding Zn-ribbon domain-containing OB-fold protein: MPGRNFAPIENPDTEGFWQGCRDGTLLIQRCKSCGTSRHPPSPLCHSCHSAEREWVRSDGNGEVWSFSVLREPLGGWGGPLPAVVAIIELEEGVKMVSNLVGVEPEAVGIGMKVKVCFENGDGEIALPRFRPAI; the protein is encoded by the coding sequence ATGCCTGGCCGCAACTTCGCCCCGATCGAAAATCCCGACACCGAAGGATTTTGGCAAGGGTGCCGCGATGGAACCCTGCTTATCCAGCGTTGCAAGTCTTGCGGGACCAGCCGCCATCCGCCCAGTCCGCTGTGCCATTCGTGTCATTCGGCGGAGCGGGAATGGGTCCGCTCAGACGGAAATGGCGAAGTCTGGAGCTTCAGCGTGCTTCGCGAACCGCTCGGCGGTTGGGGTGGGCCATTGCCGGCGGTCGTGGCGATCATCGAGCTGGAAGAAGGCGTGAAGATGGTCAGCAACCTCGTCGGCGTGGAGCCGGAGGCGGTCGGCATCGGCATGAAGGTTAAGGTCTGTTTCGAAAACGGGGACGGTGAAATTGCCCTGCCCCGGTTCCGGCCAGCCATTTGA
- a CDS encoding thiolase family protein translates to MDCAIVGIGQSEVARKSEMTSVELGLRAAVAAIADAGLNKSDIDGVITQQVRTNPQANNSSLLAQRLGITPHYVNETSLSGGAPAAMIANAVAAIRAGLCTTVLCTSGGGEQPLSREGKGWGRLSTGWEDFMNPFGAGAAPVSYALGAMRHMHLYGTTSRQFGAVAVACRKHAALNPDAVMRKPMTIEDHQASRLLADPYRLFDCCVPATGAGAVIVTSGDRARDLARLPVGIEGMGASSLFATLEHAPELATSAACGAARRAYAMAGLKPADIDVAELYDPFTSVVLVTLEDYGFCEKGEGGSFVEGGRIELGGQLPVNTHGGLLSQGHLGGIAHITEAVIQLRGDGGERQVRQARTAAVSSQCSQLGMHYTLLLANEELN, encoded by the coding sequence ATGGACTGCGCCATCGTAGGGATCGGTCAGAGCGAAGTCGCACGCAAATCCGAGATGACATCGGTTGAACTGGGCCTGCGCGCCGCAGTGGCGGCAATCGCGGATGCCGGGCTGAACAAATCCGACATCGATGGCGTGATTACCCAGCAGGTCCGGACCAACCCACAGGCGAACAACTCCTCCCTGCTGGCCCAGAGACTTGGCATAACGCCGCATTACGTCAATGAAACAAGCCTCAGCGGCGGTGCGCCGGCAGCAATGATCGCAAATGCAGTGGCGGCAATCCGTGCCGGGCTTTGCACAACAGTGCTTTGCACATCGGGCGGAGGGGAGCAGCCGCTCAGCCGCGAAGGCAAGGGCTGGGGAAGATTGTCGACCGGGTGGGAAGATTTCATGAATCCGTTCGGTGCTGGCGCGGCGCCTGTCAGCTATGCGCTGGGGGCCATGCGTCACATGCATCTTTACGGAACGACATCCAGGCAGTTCGGGGCAGTGGCCGTCGCTTGCCGGAAACATGCGGCGCTCAATCCCGATGCGGTAATGCGAAAGCCGATGACGATCGAGGATCACCAGGCTTCGCGCCTGCTGGCCGACCCCTACCGATTATTCGATTGCTGCGTTCCGGCGACCGGGGCCGGCGCGGTGATCGTCACCAGCGGGGACCGTGCTCGCGATCTGGCCCGGTTGCCGGTAGGCATCGAGGGCATGGGTGCCTCATCGCTTTTCGCCACGCTGGAACACGCCCCCGAACTGGCGACCTCTGCCGCTTGCGGAGCGGCGCGACGAGCATATGCCATGGCGGGGTTGAAACCGGCGGATATCGATGTTGCCGAACTGTATGATCCTTTCACCTCCGTCGTGCTCGTAACGCTGGAGGATTACGGCTTTTGCGAGAAGGGCGAAGGCGGTTCGTTCGTCGAAGGGGGCAGGATCGAACTGGGCGGACAATTGCCGGTCAACACCCATGGCGGCCTGCTTTCACAAGGGCATCTGGGGGGCATTGCGCATATCACCGAAGCGGTGATCCAGTTGCGCGGCGATGGCGGTGAACGACAGGTCCGCCAGGCACGCACCGCCGCGGTCAGCAGCCAATGTTCGCAATTGGGGATGCATTACACATTGCTGCTCGCCAACGAGGAGTTGAACTGA